The following DNA comes from Bos indicus x Bos taurus breed Angus x Brahman F1 hybrid chromosome 5, Bos_hybrid_MaternalHap_v2.0, whole genome shotgun sequence.
taggttttgatACAGATGGCTTACCCTCTGCAGTGTGGCcaggtggagaaactgaagcaCTTACACGTTTGGAAAGGCATTTGGAAAGAAAAGTATGATAATACAGATGATGTTTATATTGTcaaattgtcatttaaaaaataatttcacttttttaaaaacaataaaataggctGTTGAAAAAGGAGGATtaagagaaataattaaaatagcacaaatataattgaaaattGATAACTGTCTTCATTTAAAtacccttcttcctcctcttccaatTATTTACTGTTTAGCTACTATCAGTACTACCCCTCTGTGCTTTCTGTGTAAGCTGGTATCTGATGACTTTAAAGCTAGGATAGAGTTCTTCTGTTTCACATTATCTCAGTGTCAGAAAGACAGGTTGAAGGTGCTCTCAACCTTGTGTTAGGAATTTGCCACATGAGGATGACTAAAACAAAAGAATGCTcacttttatcttgttttttattAAATCTGTCATTTGTGGCtgaaaaaatgagattttattcCCCAAGGACTATGTAACGTTCTTGAAAAGCtcaatttcagtcttttaaaattggAAAGGCAGTTAGCATaactttctctgtgtttttttcagGCTTGGGTGGCAAACTTTGAAAGACCTCGAATGAATGCAAATTCCCTGCTCGCTAGCCCTACTGGACTCAGTCCTTATCTCCGATTTGGTTGTTTGTCATGTCGACTCTTTTATTTCAAACTGACAGATCTCTACAAAAAGGTATTATCTAGAACtggagcttatttttaaaaaatactttttacaaaaaaaaaaatcgctgataatacttctttgcttttttaatcttAGGTGAAGAAGAACAgttcccctcccctttccctttatGGGCAACTATTATGGCGTGAATTTTTCTATACAGCAGCAACAAATAATCCACGCTTTGACAAAATGGAAGGAAACCCCATTTGTGTTCAGATTCCATGGGATAAGAATCCTGAGGCTTTAGCAAAATGGGCAGAAGGACGGACGGGCTTTCCATGGATTGATGCCATCATGACACAGCTTCGTCAGGAGGGCTGGATTCATCATTTAGCCAGACATGCAGTTGCTTGTTTCCTGACACGAGGTGACCTGTGGATTAGTTGGGAAGAAGGAATGAAAGTAAGTGTTCTTCCAACTAATGTAGCATGGCTTTATTTTGAAGAACTCTataccttttatatatatatatatatatatatatatatatatatatcctaaaaGTTGTCTATTATATAGATTCGTTTAtagtcttatttctgtttttcaatagaaaagcatttatttcttaacTATAGAGGCAACTTTTGGGCATAATCAGATTGGATTAACCTGAAGTCAGTTAACCTGAAGTCATTTCAGTGGCTAAATCAGCCTACCCATCAAGGGAACTCTAAAATTTAATACTCTGGGCTTAGCAGATTGATGTATATTTATAGGTGATCATTTCTGTCACGTAGAAGATTCACCAAAGAGTCTTAGAAATAgcaatctttattttataaatttaaaaatataaatcattttgCCTCACTTCAACACCATAGCTTTTTAGTCTTATTATGTAATGTGATGCATACTACATTTTGTGACATCATCTTATGGGTATATATAAGAGGACTTAAATACGTTTTACCTTCCTATCTATATCATAAATTTCCCCTTTCCATGTTTTCTGATCCCATGTTTTTTTACATCTCTATTTCCTAGCACCAAGTCGTACATGAGGTAGATGCATAGCACACACttaatgaatttataaaaataatttaattctgtTTCCCTTTTGGATCAAGGAATCCCAAATTTAAATTCCATAActctaattaaattttaaaggtcATTTGTATTTGATTGTTCCCATTATGTAGACCAATGTACCAAGCTTCCAAGTGTTTTTTTTGGTGGTTTATTTGGTAGTATTTTGCTTTCTTGAAAGtgtttactacttttttttttccttttttaaaaaatcttccaataTCCTAACTTACCCTTTTAAATCAATGACTTGAATAacttttctctcccctttccaATAACACTGCCAAGCTTACAATGGTAAATTCTATTCAGAAATTTGTATAGTACTAATATGTTTCTTTCCCTGAAATAACTCATTATAGGATAGAACATAGACAAGGAAACTAACTTtggaatgtttagttttatagtTCAGTCCTAGATTTTCTTTACATTGACTTTTGATCTACAGAGACCTGGAAAATGCTTGCTTTGAGAAATATCTGTGTGCAAACTAATTGATTACCGTTACTTCTGAAGGTATTTGAAGAATTACTGCTTGATGCAGATTGGAGCATAAATGCTGGAAGTTGGATGTGGCTGTCTTGTAGTTCCTTTTTCCAGCAATTCTTTCACTGCTATTGCCCTGTTGGTTTTGGTAGGAGAACAGATCCCAATGGAGACTATATCAGGTAAATCAAGGATGATTATTATTCAGTTTGGAATAGCTAATCCAGGAAGAGCTTGTCATGCTTAAACAACACTTAAGGTATTCCCCACTCCTGATGGGCAGCAGAGATGAGGAAAAGGGTAATAAATCATTTAAATGGTAttgatttgatttgggtcattcATAGCTAATAAATAGTGTGTTATAATTTGCTTACAgttcatttattaataatttttcttccttttcctaaaaGGCGTTATTTGCCTGTCCTAAGAGGCTTCCCTGCAAAATATATCTATGATCCCTGGAATGCACCAGAAGGTATTCAAAAGGTAGCCAAATGTTTGATAGGAGTTAATTATCCTAAACCAATGGTGAACCATGCTGAGGCAAGCCGTTTGAATATTGAGAGGATGAAACAGATCTATCAGCAGCTTTCACGATACAGAGGACTCGGTATGTCTTAAATGCCTTTGATTTGTTTCTTTAGCAGCTGTTTATGTCCCCATCCTTGAATTTCATCTTGATGATAACTTAATAGGAAATTTTTTCCCTTTAGGTCTTCTTGCTTCAGTGCCATCTAATCCTAATGGGAATGGAGGCCTCATGGGATATTCTCCGGGAGAAAATATCCCAGGTTGTAGCAGCAATGCAAGTAAGTAAAAAGGAAATTTCTATACTTAGTAACATAAAgagatgaataataaaatatattgtttattgTACCTCActataatatgtttttaaaattctatctaAAATTTGTGTAATAGGTTCCTTGTATATATgcgtacatgtacacacatacacacccccttACTCCATTAGTGACATTTTAGagctggaaatggcaactcactccagtgttcttgccttgaaatcgtatggacagaggagtctagggggctatagtccatggggttgcaaaagggtcagacatgacttagcgactgaaaaacaatggAGATGGAAAATATTGTTACATATAGTGGAATTTGGGTCAAAGATCTTGCAAACTGAATGAGGATAGCAATATTAAGGAAAATGAAACTCAGATGTTATATTTTCAGAATGCCCATGTTTTATTCTCTTTAAGTATATATTAACTATAAGATAATTAATTAAGAAGATCAGAGGCCCTGTGAATGTGGCCAAAGATTTATCATATACATGCATAGCGATGCTGGTCTTTTTGCACATGAGTTTTTCCTTACAAAGCCTGGTCTATAGTGGTATTCtttgtgatatatatgtatagttattTGCCACACATATATTCTTAATACATGTGAAGAAGTCAGAATGTATTGGACATTTGAATCATCTCAATTTTCAAATGTTCTAACcaaaaatcagttcagtcactcagtcatgtccgactctttgcaaccccgtggactgcagcatgacaggcttccctgtctatcaccaactcccggagcttactcaaactcatgtccattgagtcggtgatgccatccaaccatctcatcctttgttgtccccttttcctcctgccttcaatcattcccagcatcagggtctcttcaaattaGTCCATTcatcatatcaagtggccaaagtattggagtttcagcttcagcatcagtccttccagtgaatattccttccagtgaatattcagggctgatttccttcaggatggactggttggatctccttgcagtccaagggactctcaagagtcttccccaacatcacagttcaaaagcatcaattcttcggcgctcagccttcttcacagtccaactctcacatccatacatgaccactggaaaaaccatagccttgactagacagacctttgttgcaaagtaatgtttctgctttttaatatgctgtctaggttcatcatagtttttcttccaaagagcaagcatcttttaatttcatggctgcagtcaccatctgcagtgattttggagccccccaaaataaagcctctcactttccattgtttccccatctatttgccatgaagtgatgggaccagatgccatgatcttagttttctgaatgttgagttttaagccaactttttcagtctcctctttcactttcatcaagaggctctttatttcttcttctctttctgccataaagtgtGGTATcactgcatatctgaagttattgatatttctcccagcaacttgattctagcttgtgcttcattcagtctagcatttctcatgatatgcagagtacataagttaaataagcaggtgacaatatatagccttgatgtactcctttcctgatttggaaccagtctgttgttccatgtccagtttaaatctgcatacagatttctcaggaggcaggtcaggtggtctggtattcccatctctttcagagttttccacagtttgttgtgatccacacagtcaaaggctttggcatagtcagtaaagcagaagtaagatgtttgtctggaattctcttgctttttctgtgattcaacggatgttggcaatttgatctctggttcctctgccttttataaaaccagcttgaacatctggaagttcacggttcacatactgttgaagcctggcttggagaattttgagcattactttgctagtgtgtgagatgagttcaattgtgcagtaatttgagcattctttggcattgcctttctttgggattggaattaaaacagaccttttccagtcctgtagccactgctgagttttccagatttgctggcatattgaatgcagcacgttataacagcaacatcttttaggatttgaaatagcttaattggaattccatcacctccactagctttgttcatagtgttgcttcctaaggcccacttgacttcacattgcaggatgtctgactctaggtgagtgagcacatcatcgtggttatctgggtcatgaagatcttttttgtagagttcttctgtgtattcctgccacctcttcctattatcttctgcttctgttaggtccataccatttctgtcctttattgtgcccatctttgcatgaaatgttcccttggaatctctaattttcttgaagagatctctagtctttcccattctgttgtttccctctatttctttgcattgatcactgaggaagcctttcttatctcttcttgctattctttggaactctgcagtcagatgagtatatttttccttttctcctttgcccttttcttctcttcttttctcagctatttgtaaggcctcctcagacaaccattttgcctttttgcatctttttcttggggatggtcttgatccctgcctcccgtacaatatcacgaacctccgtccatagttcttcaggcactctgtctatcagatctaattccttgaatctatttgtcacttccactgtttaatcataagggatttgatttaggtcatacctgaatggtctagtggtttcccctagaaattagaaatttcttcaatttcaatctgaatttggcaataggagttcatgatctgagtcacagtcagctcccggtcttttttttttttttttaatgtcagataCTCAAAATTTGATATtaagaataaaatcttttaaCAAATTGAACTCCTCTGAGTTcagaaatattttgcatatttttgagagcATCAACACTTAGCTTAGGGTAACAGGAATGAAAGCACTCATCTCTTACTGCCTACTTTTGTGTATGAGGAGATTTTTGTCACATGCTCACAATATCCTGGAGAAATCCCCTGGTGGTGGGATTCTCATTCTGTGATTGGAGAAATAAGCCTAGAAGAGTTAGGTAACTTAACCGAGATCCCACAGTTAGTAAGTAGCTGAGCTAAGACTCAGATCCAAGTCTAACTTGTCCTAAAGTTCATACTCTTTTCTGTATCACTGGACCTCCCCTGTAAATGTAATGCCATGTGTAGtgtttataaaacaaaagattttATTATGTGTTTGGCCTACATTCAAATTATTGCTGTTGATGGTAGTGTACTTCAGAAATGTTCTTTCTCAAAGTCTCCTAcgatttaaaataaactttaacaaGGAATCATTTCAAAAGTTCTGTCACATTTCTTACGCAGTTCACAGACTGCCTTTTTTCTCCACACTTGAGTTTTAGGGACAGAAGTTCTGTGAAACACTGAGATAACAGGCAGGCAGCAGAGGGGTAGaaagcaacacactccagttaCCTAACTAATGGGGGATGATGGCACATACTCTTTCTTAGTTCAAATCTGTATTCATTATTTGAAGTTATCTGCAAAACTAATCATGTTAGCAAGTTAAATTGGAATGATTTAGCTTCACAAATTTATACACACGATGTTTTATGGTAGGATTAATAAATTTGAAAGTAGTctaattatgtaaatatttgcCTATAACACACTTTGTAGCTAGGTACTGTGAGGCTTTCAAAAAACAGAAGACATAAAAGCCACATTGAGCTTGGAGTCTAAATGGGGgtgtggaaagagaaaaaaataaatgcagtaaGTGATAAATTGTTAAGATCCTGCCTCCCCATGCaataggaaaaaagggagaagaacacTGAGAGTTAAAGGAACTAGGAAACTTTGCTTGGAAGGTGGTGGGGTGGGTAGCACCTTCGTCTGTGTCTCCTCCTTGTGTGAACTGTTTAGCTGTCATCTGACAGACATTTATTCTCTTATCTCCAAGGACGTATGTTTTAGATTGGTGCTGAGAAAGAAGGAGGTGAAGAAAGCATGTATATCTTACTGATGCCCTATGTTTTGCCTTCATGATCAAGTGTCTAATCATTGTCATCCagtaaagaaatgttttttaCAAAATGACTATCAGTGATTTTTCCTTTGAATAGTTAACATTTCTGTGTCCCTAAATTTAAGGACAAGTTAAGTTTTCCTGATTTGGGCATATGATTTTTGGTTCTTAGGAAACATTGTGgattaattctaaaaaaaataatataaatactaaaaattagATTTGTAATCTTAATACATACAACTTGGAATTTACTTAAGTGattttactgtcttttaaaactgtcttttaaATACTAACAGGTTGTACTCAAGGGAGTGGTATTTTACATTATGCTCATGGAGACAGTCAGCAAACTCATCTATTAAAGCAAGGTAAGAATGAAGCATTCAAGCATATTGTGCTTTTCACCTTTCCTATcttaaacatacttttttttttttaatgtgtaggaAGAAGCTCCACAGGCGCTGGTCTTGGCAGTGGGAAACGTCCTAGTCAGGAAGAGGACACGCAGAGTATTGGTCCTAAAGTCCAGCGACAAAGCACTAATTAGGTAAATATTTTAGAGCTTTATGTCTTGCTTAAGCCAGAGTATGTAATCAACATAAATTAAGATAATTTCCGAAATGGAGCTTATCTCTATTTTCAAACCAGAGAATCTGGggcatacagttttaaaaaatatttatttgactgctctgggtcttagttgcagcatgtgggatcttgagtTGTGGCATGCTAACTCTTAGCTGTGGCTGTGGGATTTAGATCCCTGGCCAAGGGTCAAACCTGGGCTTCCtccattgggagtgcagagtcttaaccactggtccacgagggaagtcccaggcaTAAATTTTTCAATGATTGTTACAAAATCAATTCTGGGACAAGAGAAGTACACCTGTACTAGGCACAGTGCTATACTGTTTTATGTCCTCTGAACTGATGATCTTCAGATCTGAAAAGCTTATGGTGTTCTGCTCAGATTTTTTCTCAGAAAAAGCCAaccttttcatttccttcctatGTGACCATGAGTCTAAAACAATTAAAGTGACTTTTAACTTATAGTGATATTAATAATATCCCTTTGTGAACTTTTCCTCATATCTTAAGTGTTTATAAATTTATCTATTGTGATAGATCTGAAATCTAAATTATTTCCAGTCTGAtaggtagctttttttttttcaatgttggtCCTTTTTGAAAATGTCAAAAAGCCATGCCTATATTCAATTCAATTGGTTTGGGAATACTGTTTTATgatttaaatttatatgaaaagattTCATACAATGCATTTGCCAGTTAAgacttttgtttcttcagttatCTTGAactgttcacatttttaaagtcattggTTTTTTAATGTGAACCTAATTAGTCTGTAAATTTCTTGACGATTAGTAAACACTCATCAGATTTTTATCATTCCTTGCAATCAAGCTTTacgcagtttttttttttccttacatcaCAGAAAACATTCAGAAGGAATACTGTTGCAGCTGAAATTGGTGGGGAGTTCAATACTTTTtcagttaaattattttaaaatattcctcatTGATGGAAAGCAGTTACATATTGAAATGCATTATTTCTAATAACATTTCCatggtttttaactttttaaatgaatttgacaTAGGACAAATGGTAATTTGTATATAAAGAACTTGGTAAAAGAATTTGcttaatgtaaatataaatagtCACAATTAGTATAGACCCATCAatatatttttgataatttttcatGTATGGTAAAAATTAAAGTGGCTAACTGATATTCTGATACAAAAAATCAAAGTTTTGAGAGTCAGTGTGGGAAAATAGGTTTCTAGACTTTCTTAAAAgactttgttaaaattttaagacAGAATTTTTCTTGACATCATTGTTTGGTCTAACTTTACACTCTTtgataataatgttttaaaaaatgtgcataATCAAAATTAGCAGTTATAGCCTCTGTTAACGTAgataatatatgttttaaaacttcATGTATGCCTGTTTTGACCCAAAGTTGTGGAAGTATCATATGTTAAGTTCTTTTTGTTCTCCCTTTCTTTGTTCAATTACAGCTAAAGTGTGACTATGTTATTAAAGTATATGCATATATGGAATCTTGtgtacttgatttttttttcttttaaaaaatttttttgcttgttttaggtAAGGAGGAGAGCTTTGGTATGTGAGATGTGATCACAAACTAGAAACAGAGTCTGTAAACTACATGTTACCATTCTGAAAGAAGAAACAGCTACTATAATTTAgtaaaatacttttcaaaattattctaaGTAAGAGTACTATCTTCTAAATACttggtacttttaaaaataaacatatctataagaaagatttaaaaccaaagagattttttttcaagtaattgGGCTTACAACTGTGAATTAGTCAGTATGGTGTAACAGTTAAGAGTGTGGGCTCTGGATTCGAATGCCTGGTTCTGCCATTTATCGGCTGTGAGATCTTGGACAGTTATTAACCTTTTGTGCCttcttttttctcatctataaaatgaagatgagaaTAGTATTTGCTTCATCAGTTCATtgaattcagtcactcagttgtgtccgactctttgtgaccccatggactgcaacatgccaggcttccctgtccatgaccaactctagtgcctggcatgtggtaaaGATGGTCGATAAATGTTAGCTATAGGGTGGTCATGCTGTGTAGCCCCCTGAATTGTGCAGCGTAGAGTCTGCATAACTGCATGTTGCAACTCTGGTTAGCTGCCAATTATTGTTATCATAACTATTATTAATCTGGTAATTCCATTTTGCTATTCAGGTGTTTGTCTGATTGTATGGTCCTAGAAGTGAATTATTTAAATACTTAGGGTGGAAAAAACTTTGGGTGGCATTTATTTAAGACAACTGGCATAGCTAAATTGGTCAGTTTCAAGTGTTGGTTACAATGTGCAGGGTTGTGTTGTCATTCCTCATACAATTTTGTGGAGCCCTGGTACTAGCTGCCAGCTCCTTAATGCACAttcctgctccctccctcctgacCAGTGACTGTGGCATGCAGTTCTAAGGCCCGACTTCACATTCTGtaacttccttctcttttctgtggtggtagtttagttggtaagttgtgtctgactcttgcaaccccatggactgtaacctgccaggctcctttgtccatgggatttcccaggcaagaatcctggagtgggttgccatttccttctccaggggatcttcctgacctaggtatCAGACCCAGATGTAGGTGACACACTTCAGTTAGTCTGGACCCCAGATCCTAGTATTTCAGGAAAGAGTGCAGTAAAGCCACAAATAATGTGGGTTTTGTGTGGGGGTAACTCAGAGGGAGAAGAGTTACTGGACAAACACTCCCCTACCTCATATATCCTGGAGATCAAAGTTGATCTAGAAACAAGGAGTAAGGATTCTTGCTGCTACTCTGTGGAATTAAAGTACAACTTGTCACCCTCTCAACAAAGGCTGTTGAGCACAAACTAGGTAATAAGGCTAGACTCAAAGATTTGGTTAGCATTTCCCAAGTCCCTGTCATGTGCCAAGCATTGTTGATAGGAAAATTAATTCATCAGTATCCACAGTGAGTTCACTCCACAAGGAGACAGGGCAATCTAGAAGAATTACAGTCCTTTGTGTTAAGGCTGTTTTTAGAAGTATGCACAGTATACTATGAAATACAAAGTGAGGGGCCTAGCGCCCGGGTAAATCACAGCTTTCCTGTTCCCAGCTCCACACCCAGCATAGGACAGCTAGCCCAGTTTTGGCACCTTGTCCTTTACATTTAACTCTATTATAGTTGCAGTTAATAGTGTCAGTGGTGGTTAATATCTTTGTCCTCCACCAGAATGTGAACTCCATATTCCCCCTTGTCTGGTGCACTTCTGTGTTGTCATTGCTGCTACAAATGCTTGACACTTAATAGGCATGCCATAAATATGTGTATGGATAAATATGAGAGTAAATGGGACAGACGTTGAGCCTGGCTTTAGGGAGAGATTTGTTTATGAGATTGGAATCACCGGTAATAATCAGAATATAAACCACCAAGCAGTTTATCTGAAAAGGCTAGTATTTGGGTTAAAGTGTCAGGAGGCAGTTTAATTCTTTcaagttctttaattcttctttaaagaaGAATCAGGCACTGTAGCTGACTGCTGGGTTGGCAGGGGACGGGGGACAGGAAGGCTAGATAGGTTCCGAAGAAGTTTCgggatttttttaaactaaatttcttttgtaaattagTTCTTTATCTGTAGGCTTATTTGGGGAATTCTGAATGGCTACAGCTTAAACATATAGCGGTTTCTGAgttatttctacctttttttcttctcacGGGCTGTGACATTCCCCAAGGGACAAAAAGACAAACTCCAAGTTCTCTAAACTACACAGAGGGCAAAGGCGTGAGAATGCCAGCGACAATAGTTGCTGGCCAAAGCTAAAAAGCCGGTCGGGGTGAACTCCGCCACCCTGCCCCTCCGCGCTGCGTCAGAGGGGTCACGTAGCCTCTGCCTCGCGTCCTGATTGGCTGCGTTGGGGGCTCTGGGCGTGTCTGCGGGTTCACAGGTGGCCGGGTCAGCGCTGTTGTGGGGAATTGGCCGGCGGCTGGAGACCTGGAACTCGTGCCGTGTACAGAGCGGACACTTGACAGGTGAGTCGTCCCGGTCCTGCACACCTGTGGGTGCTCGCCGCTGCAGTCTGGAGTTGGGAGCTGCCCACCATGAAGACAGACTCCCCGTCAGCTGCCTCAGCTCCGCCTGGCTGGCCAGGGTGCTGGTGGACGCCGGGGCGCAGCCGGCCGGAAATTTTTCTTAGCGCGTGCCCCACA
Coding sequences within:
- the CRY1 gene encoding cryptochrome-1, whose protein sequence is MGVNAVHWFRKGLRLHDNPALKECIQGADTIRCVYILDPWFAGSSNVGINRWRFLLQCLEDLDANLRKLNSRLFVIRGQPADVFPRLFKEWNITKLSIEYDSEPFGKERDAAIKKLATEAGVEVIVRISHTLYDLDKIIELNGGQPPLTYKRFQTLISKMEPLEIPVETITSEVIEKCTTPLSDDHDEKYGVPSLEELGFDTDGLPSAVWPGGETEALTRLERHLERKAWVANFERPRMNANSLLASPTGLSPYLRFGCLSCRLFYFKLTDLYKKVKKNSSPPLSLYGQLLWREFFYTAATNNPRFDKMEGNPICVQIPWDKNPEALAKWAEGRTGFPWIDAIMTQLRQEGWIHHLARHAVACFLTRGDLWISWEEGMKVFEELLLDADWSINAGSWMWLSCSSFFQQFFHCYCPVGFGRRTDPNGDYIRRYLPVLRGFPAKYIYDPWNAPEGIQKVAKCLIGVNYPKPMVNHAEASRLNIERMKQIYQQLSRYRGLGLLASVPSNPNGNGGLMGYSPGENIPGCSSNASCTQGSGILHYAHGDSQQTHLLKQGRSSTGAGLGSGKRPSQEEDTQSIGPKVQRQSTN